Proteins encoded by one window of Cylindrospermum stagnale PCC 7417:
- a CDS encoding AAA-like domain-containing protein: protein MTYKLSSMGLIKQLKDKVIPSCELYRQYFTSRNSQLSSTL, encoded by the coding sequence ATGACTTATAAACTAAGCAGTATGGGGCTGATCAAACAGTTAAAAGATAAAGTGATACCAAGTTGTGAATTATATCGGCAGTATTTTACATCCAGAAATAGCCAACTATCTTCCACCTTGTAG
- a CDS encoding MotA/TolQ/ExbB proton channel family protein, translating into MSISNLFTAGGLVMWPLLGFSVLAVALILERVRFWIKINSRQNRIVREVLKLYRQDNVVSTLDLLQKNTDLPIARIFLAALELEEATPEEFRLALESEAQGEIPLLKRFQNIFETIIGLAPLLGLLGTVLGLIASFASLNLGDVGGSKTSGVTAGISEALVSTASGLVVAIFTLLFANTFRGLYQRQIAWIQEYGGQLELLYRRRYERKDKSYAPTR; encoded by the coding sequence ATGTCTATTAGTAATCTGTTTACAGCGGGTGGTCTAGTCATGTGGCCCCTGCTGGGGTTTTCGGTTTTAGCCGTGGCGCTGATTTTGGAACGTGTCAGGTTTTGGATCAAAATCAATAGTCGGCAAAACCGCATTGTGCGAGAGGTATTAAAGCTTTATCGCCAAGATAATGTGGTTAGTACTTTAGACTTATTGCAAAAAAACACAGATTTACCCATCGCCCGGATTTTTTTAGCAGCTTTAGAATTAGAGGAAGCGACGCCAGAGGAATTTCGTTTAGCATTAGAAAGCGAAGCTCAAGGAGAAATTCCCCTACTTAAACGCTTTCAAAACATTTTTGAGACAATCATCGGTCTTGCACCCCTGTTAGGGCTTCTGGGTACAGTTTTGGGATTAATTGCCTCCTTTGCCTCGTTGAATCTTGGTGATGTGGGAGGTAGTAAAACCTCTGGTGTCACAGCAGGGATTAGTGAAGCATTGGTATCAACAGCTTCAGGATTGGTGGTGGCGATCTTTACCCTGTTATTTGCCAATACCTTTCGGGGACTGTACCAACGCCAAATTGCTTGGATTCAAGAATATGGCGGACAGCTAGAATTACTCTACCGCCGTCGCTATGAAAGAAAAGATAAATCCTATGCGCCTACCAGATGA
- a CDS encoding ExbD/TolR family protein — protein sequence MRLPDEPDIPPQINIVPMIDVIFAILTFFIMSTLFLTRSEGLPVNLPKAATATSQASAAPITVTVDKTGNISLNRQRVSLENLPEEVRLLMGNNTEALVIINADDGVPYGQAVGVMDRLRQVQGVKLAIATQKP from the coding sequence ATGCGCCTACCAGATGAGCCAGATATTCCACCTCAGATTAATATTGTGCCGATGATTGATGTCATCTTTGCAATTTTGACGTTTTTTATCATGTCAACTTTGTTTTTAACTCGGTCGGAAGGGTTACCAGTTAATTTACCCAAAGCGGCGACGGCAACATCACAAGCATCAGCAGCACCGATTACTGTGACGGTAGATAAAACTGGAAATATCAGCTTAAACAGGCAACGAGTTTCTCTTGAGAATTTACCAGAGGAAGTACGGTTATTGATGGGCAATAATACAGAAGCTTTGGTAATTATTAACGCTGATGATGGCGTCCCTTACGGTCAGGCGGTGGGAGTTATGGATCGCTTGCGTCAGGTACAGGGAGTAAAATTAGCGATCGCTACTCAAAAACCATAA
- a CDS encoding methylmalonic aciduria and homocystinuria type D protein: MVNYPPVYISEQACPINLVGKMGQAVQISIHNPSQYICANCEQILPDWQQQQFLWVVVVLQQAQYPLEEKTAQAEIEKERLREKFMRFGCDLAFNLRDRGYLTDLIDPRTGYPLLSHPGAVPHDDTAVVKALLDYPVIKNKCCVLVHPDWGTAVYPSVLISEAPPDIIQSVTKGIAPMHGWTEFS, from the coding sequence ATAGTGAACTATCCCCCAGTTTACATTTCGGAGCAAGCCTGTCCTATAAATTTAGTTGGCAAAATGGGACAAGCGGTGCAGATTTCAATTCATAATCCCAGTCAGTATATCTGTGCCAACTGCGAACAGATATTACCAGATTGGCAACAGCAGCAATTTTTATGGGTGGTGGTTGTCTTGCAGCAAGCACAATATCCACTAGAGGAAAAAACTGCACAAGCAGAGATAGAGAAAGAAAGGTTGCGAGAAAAGTTTATGCGGTTTGGTTGCGACTTAGCCTTCAATTTGCGCGATCGCGGCTACTTAACAGACTTGATTGACCCCCGTACCGGCTACCCCTTACTCTCCCACCCCGGAGCCGTTCCCCACGACGACACAGCGGTTGTTAAAGCTTTGCTCGACTATCCCGTAATTAAAAATAAATGCTGTGTCTTAGTGCATCCCGATTGGGGTACCGCTGTTTATCCCAGCGTCTTGATTTCTGAAGCACCCCCAGACATTATTCAATCTGTCACTAAAGGCATAGCACCTATGCACGGATGGACGGAATTTAGCTAG
- a CDS encoding leucine-rich repeat domain-containing protein, whose product MKSTLAIVTLFTFTLGFCISPAIAVPLTTPKTFIEWCQQKSTLPPQTRRTVDALLKVAETQNCNQANQKLTQLKELKLGSNKISDIKPLSNLNNLIYLDLGFNQIIDIKPLSNLTNLTGINIYYNQIIDIKPLSNLTKLIYLNLIKNEFSDIKPLSNLTNLIYLGLSRNQINDIKPLSNLTNLTTLDLIENKISDIEPLSNLTKLTYLTLIENKISDIKPLSNLTNLTALYLWNNEISDIKHLSNLTKLTYLLLSENKISDIKPLSNLTNLTSLGLDENQISDIKPLSNLTNLTYLNLGLNQISDIKVLSNLTNLTSLYLDYNQISNIQPLFNLNNLTKIDLDYNQISDIKPLSNMTKLEKLEIQNNPIPDKACPFIPESICSF is encoded by the coding sequence ATGAAATCTACCTTAGCCATTGTCACTCTATTTACTTTTACCTTGGGTTTTTGCATCTCACCAGCTATAGCTGTACCCCTGACAACTCCCAAAACTTTTATAGAATGGTGTCAGCAGAAATCAACTTTACCCCCCCAGACAAGACGCACAGTTGACGCTTTATTAAAAGTGGCTGAAACCCAAAACTGTAATCAAGCTAATCAAAAGCTTACCCAACTGAAAGAACTCAAGTTAGGGTCAAACAAAATCAGCGATATTAAACCTTTGTCCAATCTGAATAATTTAATTTATCTTGACCTCGGCTTCAATCAAATCATCGATATTAAACCTTTGTCTAACCTAACTAATTTAACTGGTATCAATATCTATTACAATCAAATCATCGATATTAAACCTTTATCCAACTTGACAAAGTTAATTTATCTTAACCTCATTAAAAATGAATTCAGCGATATTAAACCTTTGTCTAACCTGACCAATTTAATTTATCTTGGACTCAGTCGTAATCAAATCAACGATATCAAACCTTTATCTAACCTGACAAATTTAACTACCCTTGACCTAATTGAAAATAAAATCAGTGATATCGAACCTTTATCCAACCTGACTAAATTAACTTATCTTACCCTAATTGAAAATAAAATCAGTGATATCAAACCTTTATCTAATCTGACTAATTTAACTGCTCTTTACCTCTGGAACAATGAAATCAGTGATATCAAACATTTATCCAACTTGACTAAGTTAACTTATCTTCTCCTTAGTGAAAATAAAATCAGTGATATCAAACCTTTATCTAATCTGACTAATTTAACTTCTCTTGGACTCGATGAAAATCAAATCAGCGATATTAAACCTTTGTCCAACCTGACAAATTTAACTTATCTTAATCTTGGTTTAAATCAAATCAGCGATATCAAAGTTTTGTCTAATCTGACTAATTTAACTTCTCTTTACCTCGATTACAATCAAATCAGCAATATTCAACCTTTGTTTAATCTGAATAACTTAACTAAAATTGACCTCGATTACAATCAAATCAGTGATATCAAACCTCTGTCCAATATGACAAAATTGGAGAAGCTTGAAATTCAAAATAACCCGATTCCAGACAAAGCTTGTCCCTTCATTCCAGAATCCATCTGTAGCTTTTAA
- a CDS encoding leucine-rich repeat domain-containing protein: MKSTLAIVTLFTFTLGFYTSPAIAAPLKTPKTFTEWCQQKSTLPPQTRRTVDALLEVAETPDCNQANQKLTQRSELDLYSSEVTDIKPLSNLTNLTSLDLGGNQISDIKVLSNLTNLTSLDINYNHISDLQPLSNLTNLTSLNLSGNQINDLKVLSNLTNLTSLDLSGIQINDLKVLSNLTNLTSLDLSGIQINDLKVLSNLTNLTSLDLGGNQINDLKVLSNLTNLTSLEIRGNQISDIKPLSNLTNLTSLDLGGNQISDIKPLSNLTKLTSLDLWGNQISDIKPLSNLTKLTSLDLWGNQISDIKPLSNLTNFTYLHLSSNQISDIKPLSNLTNLTELIIGVNQISDIKPLSNLTNLTELYLSENQISDIQPLSNLTKLEKLEIENNPIQRKICPVKPESICTFD, from the coding sequence ATGAAATCTACCTTAGCCATTGTCACTCTATTTACTTTTACCTTGGGATTTTACACCTCACCAGCTATAGCTGCACCCCTAAAAACTCCCAAAACTTTTACAGAATGGTGTCAGCAGAAATCAACTTTACCCCCCCAGACAAGACGCACAGTTGACGCTTTGTTAGAAGTGGCTGAAACCCCAGACTGTAATCAAGCTAATCAAAAGCTTACCCAACGGTCGGAACTCGACCTATATTCAAGCGAAGTCACCGATATCAAACCTTTATCCAACCTGACTAATTTAACTTCTCTTGACCTTGGGGGAAATCAAATCAGTGATATCAAAGTTTTGTCTAACCTGACTAATTTAACTTCTCTTGACATCAATTACAATCATATCAGCGATCTCCAACCTTTATCCAACCTGACTAATTTAACTTCTCTTAACCTTAGTGGAAATCAAATCAATGATCTCAAAGTTTTATCCAACCTGACTAATTTAACTTCTCTTGACCTTAGCGGAATTCAAATCAATGATCTCAAAGTTTTGTCCAACCTGACTAATTTAACTTCTCTTGACCTTAGCGGAATTCAAATCAATGATCTCAAAGTTTTGTCCAACCTGACTAATTTAACTTCTCTTGACCTTGGGGGAAATCAAATCAATGATCTCAAAGTTTTGTCCAATCTGACTAATTTAACTTCTCTTGAGATTAGGGGAAATCAAATCAGCGATATCAAACCTTTGTCCAACCTGACTAATTTAACTTCTCTTGACCTTGGGGGAAATCAAATCAGCGATATCAAACCTTTGTCCAACCTGACTAAGTTAACTTCTCTTGACCTTTGGGGAAATCAAATCAGCGATATCAAACCTTTGTCCAACCTGACTAAGTTAACTTCTCTTGACCTTTGGGGAAATCAAATCAGCGACATCAAACCTTTGTCCAATCTGACTAATTTTACTTATCTTCACCTCAGTTCAAATCAAATCAGCGATATCAAACCTTTGTCCAATCTGACTAATTTAACTGAACTTATCATCGGTGTAAATCAAATCAGTGATATCAAACCTTTGTCTAACCTGACTAATTTAACTGAACTTTACCTCAGTGAAAATCAAATCAGCGATATTCAACCTTTGTCTAACCTGACAAAATTGGAGAAGCTTGAAATTGAGAATAACCCGATTCAACGTAAAATTTGTCCTGTAAAACCAGAATCCATCTGTACATTTGATTAG
- a CDS encoding leucine-rich repeat domain-containing protein has protein sequence MKLALAIGTLFTFTLRFCTSPAIAAPLTTPKTFTEWCQQKSTLHPQTRRTVDTLLKVAETSDCNQANQKLTKRSELNLESSEISDIKPLSNLTNLTTLDLSENQISDIKPLSNLTNLTDIDLSSNQISDIKVLSNLTNLTDIDLSKNQISDIKVLSNLTNLTVLDLSDNQISDIKVLSNLTNLTSVKLSENQISDIEVLSNLTNLTVLDLGYNQISDIKVLSNLTNLTYLSLWNNQIGDIKVLSNLTNLTSLSLWDNQISDIKPLSNLTNLTSLYLWDNQISDIKPLSNLTNLTYLYLWDNQIADIKPLSNLTNLTDLDLSKNQIGDIKPLSNLTSLTSLDLSKNQIADIKPLSNLTNLTSLSLWRNQSIDIELLSNLTNLTSLDLSENQISDIKPLSNLTNLTDIDLSENQISDIKPLSNLTKLEDLQIQNNPILDKICPFIPESICKFD, from the coding sequence ATGAAACTTGCCTTAGCCATTGGAACTCTATTTACTTTTACCTTAAGATTTTGCACCTCACCAGCTATAGCTGCACCCCTGACAACTCCCAAAACTTTTACAGAATGGTGTCAGCAGAAATCAACTTTACACCCCCAAACAAGACGCACAGTTGACACTTTGTTAAAAGTTGCTGAAACCTCAGACTGTAATCAGGCTAATCAAAAGCTTACCAAACGGTCGGAACTCAACCTAGAGTCAAGCGAAATCAGCGATATCAAACCTTTGTCCAACCTGACTAATTTAACTACTCTTGACCTCAGTGAAAATCAAATCAGTGATATCAAACCTTTGTCCAACCTGACTAATTTAACTGATATTGATCTTAGTTCAAATCAAATCAGCGATATAAAAGTTTTGTCCAACCTGACTAATTTAACTGATATTGACCTCAGCAAAAATCAAATCAGCGATATCAAAGTTTTGTCCAACCTAACTAATTTAACTGTTCTTGACCTTAGTGATAATCAAATCAGCGATATCAAAGTTTTGTCCAACCTAACTAATTTAACTTCTGTTAAACTCAGTGAAAATCAAATCAGCGATATCGAAGTTCTGTCCAACCTGACAAATTTAACTGTTCTTGACCTTGGTTACAATCAAATCAGCGATATCAAAGTTTTGTCTAACCTGACTAATTTAACTTATCTTTCCCTTTGGAACAATCAAATCGGTGATATTAAAGTTTTGTCTAACCTGACTAATTTAACCTCTCTTTCCCTTTGGGATAATCAAATCAGCGATATCAAACCTTTATCTAACCTGACTAATTTAACCTCTCTTTACCTTTGGGATAATCAAATCAGCGATATCAAACCTTTATCTAACCTGACAAATTTAACTTATCTTTACCTTTGGGACAATCAAATTGCTGACATCAAACCTTTATCTAACCTGACTAATTTAACTGATCTTGACCTCAGTAAAAATCAAATCGGTGATATCAAACCTTTGTCTAACCTGACCAGTTTAACTTCTCTTGACCTCAGTAAAAATCAAATTGCTGACATCAAACCTTTGTCCAATCTGACTAATTTAACTTCTCTTTCCCTTTGGAGAAATCAAAGCATCGATATCGAACTTTTATCTAACCTGACTAATTTAACTTCTCTTGACCTCAGCGAAAATCAAATCAGTGATATCAAACCTTTGTCGAATCTGACTAATCTAACTGATATCGACCTCAGTGAAAATCAAATCAGCGATATCAAACCTTTGTCCAACTTGACAAAATTGGAGGATCTTCAAATTCAGAATAACCCGATTCTAGACAAAATTTGCCCCTTCATTCCAGAATCCATTTGTAAATTTGATTAG
- a CDS encoding alpha/beta fold hydrolase, with the protein MKIQHLDISESIIGSSENLTIVQLLTESVKRNPEATSITAPDRLPLTYIRLDEQIQETIAILNSQGLGLGDRIAIVLPNGPEMAVAFLAVTACATSAPLNPGYSAAEFDFYLSDLNAKALIVQSGIDSPARLAAATRNIPILELVPQLDAEAGVFQLIGETNLPKITKSVVKNQDIALVLHTSGTTARPKIVPLTQANLYISAQNIKNVLELKPSDRCLNIMPLFHIHGLSTVFSSLAAVSSVVCTPGFDATKFFKWLEVLQPTWYTAVPTLHQAILAEVEANRSLSEKSSFRFIRSASSALPPQVLEALELAFNVPVIESYGMTEAAPQIASNPVPPKKRKVHSVGMAAGPAVAIIDEAGNFQAEGEIGEIVIQGSNVTQGYENNPQANFMAFANGWLKTGDLGYLDSDGYLFVTGRLKEQINRGGEKISPREIEEVLLDYPGVAEAVTFAVPHPTLGEDIAAAIVLRQNAHVTEKEIRAFVATKLAEFKVPTQVVFLAEIPKGSTGKLQRIGLAKKLASQLKIIYIAPRTETEKALAAIWAEVLGIEKVGIYDNFFALGGDSLQALRLFAEIDTRLGKTLSISTLIAAPTVDQLADIINHSKGSESWSSLVAIQPRGSKPPLFLIHAIFGDVLFYRDLARHFSPEQPIYALQALGLNKNQTPHNRIEDMAACYLQEIQTIQPQGPYFLGGHSFGGIVAYEIAQQLRRQGQEVAMLVLIDTSAPGSKDRLPLLNRLPLHLKQLLQQGPAYIFQRTLAWNKLLQSRLQKVFYKTCLVFRLSLNRDLRKLYVKDSNKQAQMKYALQIYPNPVIILRVEDQMRIDLVGNKTAPDLGWGNFVTGKLEIFYFSGSHTSIVQEPHVQEVAEQLQACLEQVQLGR; encoded by the coding sequence ATGAAAATACAGCATTTAGATATATCTGAGTCAATCATTGGTAGTTCAGAAAATTTGACTATTGTCCAATTACTGACAGAGAGTGTCAAGCGAAATCCAGAAGCGACCAGCATCACAGCACCAGATCGTCTTCCCCTAACCTATATTCGCCTTGATGAACAAATTCAAGAGACGATCGCCATTTTGAATTCCCAAGGGCTAGGTTTAGGCGATCGTATTGCGATTGTCCTGCCTAATGGCCCAGAGATGGCGGTAGCTTTTTTGGCAGTAACGGCTTGTGCCACCAGTGCCCCCCTCAACCCTGGTTATAGTGCAGCGGAATTTGATTTTTACCTAAGTGACTTGAATGCCAAAGCCCTGATAGTGCAATCAGGAATCGATTCACCTGCTAGACTTGCCGCAGCAACGCGGAATATTCCCATTCTGGAACTGGTGCCACAGTTAGACGCAGAAGCGGGAGTTTTCCAGCTGATAGGTGAGACAAACTTGCCTAAAATCACCAAATCTGTCGTAAAAAATCAGGATATTGCCCTAGTACTGCATACCTCAGGAACCACTGCCAGACCCAAAATTGTGCCATTAACCCAGGCGAATCTATATATTTCAGCACAAAACATCAAAAATGTCTTGGAGCTGAAGCCAAGCGATCGCTGCCTGAATATCATGCCACTATTTCACATTCACGGATTAAGCACAGTTTTTTCCTCCTTAGCAGCAGTCAGTAGTGTAGTTTGCACCCCAGGCTTTGATGCCACCAAGTTTTTTAAGTGGCTGGAAGTCCTACAACCAACCTGGTATACCGCAGTGCCTACACTACATCAAGCAATATTAGCCGAGGTCGAGGCTAACCGCAGCCTGAGCGAAAAATCCTCATTCCGCTTCATTCGGTCTGCTTCCTCAGCCTTACCACCGCAAGTGCTAGAGGCATTAGAACTAGCATTTAATGTGCCTGTGATTGAATCTTATGGCATGACCGAAGCCGCCCCCCAAATAGCTTCTAACCCCGTACCACCGAAAAAGCGTAAAGTCCATTCAGTTGGCATGGCCGCAGGCCCAGCAGTTGCCATCATAGATGAAGCCGGAAACTTCCAAGCAGAAGGCGAAATTGGCGAAATTGTCATCCAGGGTAGCAATGTCACCCAGGGTTATGAAAACAATCCGCAGGCCAACTTTATGGCCTTTGCCAATGGGTGGTTGAAGACTGGAGATCTGGGCTATTTAGATAGTGACGGTTATCTCTTCGTTACAGGCAGACTCAAAGAACAGATTAATCGGGGTGGTGAAAAAATTTCCCCCCGTGAAATTGAGGAAGTGCTACTAGACTATCCTGGAGTAGCAGAGGCAGTCACCTTTGCAGTTCCCCATCCTACCTTAGGTGAAGATATCGCAGCTGCGATCGTTCTCCGGCAAAACGCCCATGTAACTGAAAAAGAAATACGTGCATTTGTAGCCACAAAACTAGCAGAGTTCAAAGTACCAACTCAGGTGGTATTTCTAGCAGAAATCCCCAAAGGTTCCACAGGTAAACTCCAGCGAATTGGTTTAGCAAAAAAACTGGCAAGCCAATTGAAGATAATTTATATCGCTCCCAGAACCGAGACAGAGAAAGCGCTGGCAGCAATTTGGGCAGAGGTGTTGGGTATTGAAAAAGTGGGGATTTACGACAATTTCTTTGCTTTGGGCGGTGACTCATTGCAGGCGCTGCGGCTATTCGCAGAAATTGACACGCGCTTAGGTAAAACTCTGTCTATATCTACCTTAATCGCCGCGCCAACAGTTGACCAACTCGCTGACATCATTAATCACTCCAAAGGTTCAGAATCTTGGTCATCTTTAGTCGCAATTCAGCCCAGAGGTTCTAAACCTCCTCTGTTTTTGATCCATGCTATTTTTGGAGATGTCCTCTTCTATCGTGATTTAGCACGTCATTTCAGTCCGGAGCAACCGATTTATGCGCTACAAGCCCTAGGACTGAATAAAAACCAAACTCCTCATAATCGAATTGAAGACATGGCGGCTTGTTATCTTCAAGAGATACAAACCATACAACCCCAAGGTCCTTATTTTCTAGGAGGACACTCCTTTGGGGGTATAGTAGCCTACGAAATAGCTCAACAACTACGTAGGCAAGGTCAGGAAGTAGCAATGCTAGTTTTGATTGATACCTCTGCTCCTGGCTCTAAAGATAGGTTACCTTTGCTCAATCGATTACCGCTTCACCTTAAACAACTTTTACAACAAGGGCCTGCCTACATTTTTCAAAGGACTTTAGCCTGGAACAAATTACTCCAATCACGCTTGCAGAAAGTTTTCTACAAAACTTGCTTGGTTTTTAGACTTTCCTTAAATCGCGACTTAAGGAAGTTATACGTCAAAGACTCCAACAAACAGGCGCAAATGAAATATGCTCTACAAATTTATCCAAATCCTGTAATTATCCTGCGAGTTGAAGATCAGATGAGGATAGACCTTGTTGGTAATAAGACTGCTCCTGACTTAGGCTGGGGAAATTTTGTCACAGGCAAACTGGAGATTTTTTACTTTTCTGGTTCTCACACTTCCATAGTCCAAGAACCTCACGTCCAGGAAGTGGCTGAACAATTGCAGGCTTGTTTAGAGCAGGTGCAGCTAGGTCGCTAG
- a CDS encoding potassium channel family protein: MYSTLDQKYQRIQQELMVGAIALGGVFLIGTFWYCFIEGWSWEDAAYMTVITLATVGYGETHPLGSRGRLFTIALILMGVINIGYIVNRFTEAVIQGYFQEGIRLRQQRRLMESLSGHYIICGFSRTGRQIAKEFRAEGVSFVVIDADVESVQRAQSEGYTAFQGDATLDDTLLKVGVERAICIVAALPSDAENLYIVLSVKTLNPGIRAIARASTEEALKKLQRGGADAVISPYITGGKRMAAAALRPQVLDFVDGILTGADRQLYMEEFLLDPTVCPFVGQSLQKAKLRSQSGALVLAIRRGDGALIGGPTGDTVLMPQDTLICMGTAEQLRSLNQILGPINSQQLRRPKNS, encoded by the coding sequence GTGTATTCTACCCTCGATCAAAAATATCAACGCATTCAACAAGAGTTAATGGTAGGGGCAATTGCCCTCGGCGGTGTTTTCCTGATTGGAACTTTTTGGTACTGTTTCATTGAGGGCTGGTCATGGGAAGATGCAGCTTACATGACGGTGATCACCTTAGCGACGGTGGGTTATGGAGAGACGCACCCACTAGGAAGCCGGGGACGGTTGTTTACAATTGCCTTGATTTTGATGGGCGTAATCAATATCGGTTACATTGTCAATAGATTTACAGAAGCCGTAATTCAAGGCTACTTTCAAGAAGGAATTCGATTACGGCAACAGAGGCGCTTAATGGAATCCTTGTCAGGACATTACATCATCTGTGGATTTAGTCGGACTGGTCGGCAAATTGCCAAAGAGTTTCGCGCCGAAGGGGTGTCTTTTGTCGTTATTGATGCTGATGTGGAATCTGTGCAGAGAGCGCAGTCTGAGGGTTATACGGCATTTCAAGGCGATGCCACATTAGACGACACCCTGCTGAAAGTTGGCGTTGAACGGGCAATTTGCATTGTCGCGGCACTGCCGAGCGATGCCGAAAATTTATATATAGTGTTATCGGTAAAAACATTAAATCCAGGAATTCGGGCGATCGCTAGGGCCAGTACAGAAGAAGCCTTGAAAAAGCTCCAGAGGGGCGGTGCTGATGCCGTCATATCACCCTATATCACTGGTGGTAAACGGATGGCAGCAGCAGCCCTCAGACCCCAGGTGTTGGACTTCGTGGATGGAATTCTTACAGGTGCAGACCGCCAGTTGTATATGGAAGAATTTTTACTAGATCCGACTGTTTGTCCTTTTGTGGGTCAGAGTTTACAGAAGGCTAAATTGCGATCGCAATCCGGCGCCTTAGTTCTGGCAATTCGCCGAGGTGATGGTGCCCTCATTGGTGGCCCCACCGGCGATACAGTTCTCATGCCCCAAGATACCCTCATTTGCATGGGCACAGCAGAACAATTGCGGAGTCTCAACCAAATTCTCGGACCCATTAATTCCCAGCAACTGCGACGACCTAAAAATAGCTGA
- a CDS encoding aspartate aminotransferase family protein, whose amino-acid sequence MSVQTPVEQATIPPEIDSVPSTPFDADSFNQAVMSTYSRYPLALERGAGCRVWDTQGREYLDFVAGIATCTLGHAHPAMVEAVTRQIQKLHHVSNLYYIPEQGELAKWLIQHSCGDRAFFCNSGAEANEAAIKLARKYAHTVLKIDQPIILTAHASFHGRTLATVTATGQSKYQKYFDPLVPGFHYVEYNNIAEVEAAVSELDEGDYGVAAILIEPLQGEGGVRPGDIAYFQRLREICDETGILLIFDEVQVGMGRSGKLWGYEHLGVEPDIFTSAKGLGGGIPIGAMISKKFCDVFQPGEHASTFGGNPFVCGVALSVCQTLEKEQILPNVEARGEQLRRGLNAIALKYPQHIAEVRGWGLINGMELTADTQLTAAQVVKAAVDEGLLLVPAGPKVVRFVPPLIVTEAEVKIALQAVEKALATVTA is encoded by the coding sequence GTGAGCGTCCAAACTCCAGTTGAACAAGCCACAATCCCCCCAGAGATAGATTCTGTGCCATCTACTCCCTTTGATGCAGATAGCTTTAATCAAGCCGTGATGTCCACATACAGCCGTTATCCCCTAGCCCTCGAAAGGGGTGCGGGATGTCGGGTTTGGGATACACAGGGGCGGGAATATCTAGATTTTGTAGCCGGAATTGCCACTTGCACCTTGGGACACGCCCACCCAGCAATGGTAGAAGCGGTGACACGCCAAATTCAAAAGCTGCATCATGTTTCTAATTTGTACTACATTCCTGAACAGGGGGAATTAGCTAAATGGCTGATTCAACATTCCTGTGGCGATCGCGCTTTTTTCTGCAATTCGGGGGCTGAAGCTAACGAAGCGGCAATCAAACTGGCGCGGAAATACGCCCACACAGTCCTCAAAATTGACCAGCCAATTATTTTAACCGCTCATGCCAGTTTTCACGGGCGGACTTTGGCAACTGTCACCGCCACCGGACAATCAAAGTATCAAAAGTATTTTGACCCCTTAGTGCCTGGTTTCCATTATGTAGAGTACAACAATATTGCTGAGGTGGAAGCAGCCGTTAGCGAGTTGGATGAAGGTGATTATGGCGTAGCGGCGATTTTGATTGAGCCTTTGCAGGGAGAAGGCGGGGTGCGTCCTGGAGATATCGCCTATTTCCAAAGACTGCGGGAAATTTGTGATGAAACAGGCATTTTGTTGATTTTTGACGAAGTGCAAGTTGGCATGGGACGCAGCGGCAAATTATGGGGTTATGAACATCTCGGCGTAGAACCGGATATTTTCACCAGTGCTAAAGGCTTAGGTGGTGGTATCCCCATCGGCGCGATGATCAGCAAGAAATTCTGTGATGTATTTCAACCAGGGGAACACGCCAGCACCTTTGGCGGTAATCCTTTTGTCTGTGGAGTGGCCCTCAGTGTCTGCCAGACTTTGGAAAAAGAGCAGATTTTGCCGAATGTGGAAGCCAGAGGGGAACAGTTGCGGCGGGGATTAAATGCGATCGCTCTCAAATATCCGCAACATATTGCCGAAGTTCGCGGTTGGGGCTTAATCAACGGTATGGAATTAACAGCAGACACTCAGCTAACCGCCGCCCAAGTTGTCAAAGCTGCCGTAGACGAGGGTTTATTACTCGTACCCGCCGGGCCAAAAGTTGTCCGGTTTGTACCTCCCCTAATTGTCACAGAGGCAGAAGTCAAGATAGCACTGCAAGCTGTTGAAAAGGCATTAGCTACTGTCACAGCCTAG